CCGCGGCCCTGGCGCCGGGCGGCGAGGCCCGGGTGATCGCCGGCGCCGGCCATGCGCCTTTCCTGCACCACGCCGACCAGGTCGTCGCGGCTCTGTCGCGATTGCGGGCCGCGGCATGATCGGTGCATTCGACCGGACGCTGCTGCGTCGGCGCTTCGGAAGCGCGGCACCGGGCTATGCGGCGGTGGCGAAGCTGCAGCAGGAAGCCGAATCGCGCCTGCTCGAGCAGGTCGAGGCGATCGCCTCCACGCCGTCGGTGGTGCTCGACGTCGGTTGCGGCCCGGGTCGGGCGACCGCGGCGCTGGCCCGACGCTGGCGCGATGCCCGCGTGATCGGCGTGGATCTCGCGCTGCCCATGCTGCGCCTGGCGCGCCGCGCGCGCGGCTGGCTGCGCAGGCAGCCGGTGGTGTGTGCCGACGCCAACCGTCTTCCCCTGCCCGATGCCAGCGTCGACCTGCTGTTCTCCAGCCTGTGCCTGCAGTGGCTGGGCGATCCGCAGGCGGCGCTTGCCGAGTTCGCCCGCGTGCTGCGCCCGGGCGGCACCCTGCTGGCCAGCACCTTCGGTCCCGGCACGCTGGCGGAACTGCGCCAGGCCTGGGCGGCCGCCGACGACCGCGGCCACGTCAGCGAGTTCGTGCCGATGGCCGCCCTGGGCGATGCCCTGCTGGCCCAGGGTTTCGGCGATCCGGTGCTGGACCGCGACGTGTTCGCGCTCAGCTACCCGGACCTCGATGGCCTGCTGCGCGAGCTGCGGGCGATCGGCGCCAACAACGCGCGCAGCGACCGGCCGCGCGGCCTGGCCGGCAAGCACGGCTGGCGGCGGATGCGTGCGGCCTATGCCGGCCTGGTCGACCATGAAGGCCGCTGGCCGGCCAGCTACGAGGTGATCTACCTGCGGGCGCTGGCGCCGGCGCCGGGCCGTCCGCGACGCAGCGACGGCACCGAGATCGCGACGGTCCCGATCAGCGCGATCCGGCGCCGGCCCCGCCCGTAGCCGGGCGGATCGCGGCGTCCCATTCCGCAATCGGCGCGCCGATGGCGCGCATCGCGGGGTGGACGGTCAGGCCCAAGTCTCGCCGCGGGAGCTGTCGAAAGGCGGGCTGGCGGCGCCTGCTGCGTCGCCAGCGCCGCACACCACGCGCCGGCGTTCCGGCGCGGAAACAAGGCCGGCATAGGGCCGGCCCTGCCGACAGGCGCTCAGTCCAGGCGCAGTCCGCGCCGGTTGCTGTCGCGGCGACGGTTTTCCTTGGCCTGGTACTCGCCCTCGCAGTTGCGGCTGCGCTCGACCATCACGCACTCGAGGTAGTCGGTGATCTCGACCAGGGCCGCGCGGATCGCCTTGCCGGCCGGGGTGTTGTTCTCGTTGGCGAGGTTGCCGCCGAAGCCGCCGCGGTAGACGCCGACGCGCATGCCGCTGCTGGCGCTGCGGCCCTCGACGGTGCGCGAGTAGGCGACCTCGCCGGTGGTGGTGTCGATCACCCGGACGTCGACCGCCAGGTAGGCTTCGCTGCGGCGGCCGCCGACCGAGATGCCGCGCACGCTGATGCCGCCGCCGGTGTTGGAGGCGCCTTCCTCGTAAGCGGTCACCGTGCCCATGACCAGGTACTGGGCGCCGGTCAGCTCGCCGGTGGCGGCGCCGCTGCCCTGGCGGACGCGCCCGGAGGCGGCCAGGTCCTGCTCCTGCAGCACCGAGCCCAGGTTGCTGCGCTCGACGACGCGGAACGCGCCGGTCGCGGACAGCTCGTTGGACAACATGCCGGCCAGCTCCCAGCCGACCCCGCCGCGCCACCAGCCGGCACCGCTCTGGTTGCGGAACTCGGCGACGCCGATCGAGGGCTTGCCGCCCTGGGCGACAGCCGGTCCGGCTGCGAAAACGCCGGCCAGTGTCAGCGCGACGGCGATCCAGAAACTCTTCATTGCGTTTACTCCCTGTGTGCTGCGTTGAGTGCGGCTGCGGCACGGCCCAGGTCGACCCGGGCGTATTCCCCAGACCGCCGATTCTAGCCTGCCCCGATGCGGCCGGCGCGGTGGCCGGACGGAAGCCGCCGTGGCGTTCCGTGCTGGCAGGAGAAACGCGAAAAGCGGAGGCCGGACGGACAGTCGGGTGGCCTGCCGTTCAGGCGCCGTTGCCTTGCCGTGCCGGTCGCCTGGGTTCGGGCGGGGTGCCCGGCGTCCGCCTCCGCCGGCTTGCGGCTGTGCTCAGGAGCCGACCTGTGCCAGCCAGGCGCCCAGGTTGTAATGGCTGCTGACCCGGGTGATGCGCCCGTCATGGATCTCGAAGAAGGCGCCGCCGCCCAGCCGGTAGGGCTGGTCGCGCGCTTCGGGCAGGCCAGGCTGGGTCGAACGGTAGACGCCTTCCACGGTGTACTCGGCGGCGGCGCGGCTGCCGTCGGCGCTGGCCATCACCACCACGTCGACCAGCCGCTCCCGGTAGCTGCGGTCCATGCCCAGCAGGAAATCGCGGAACGCCTCCCGACCGGTCTCTCGATGGCCCTGGTTGATGTCGTGGGCGACGTCCTCGCTGAGCAGCGCGACCATGGCAGGCCAGTCGCGGCGATTGAAAGCGTCGTAGTAGGACTGCACCAGGGCGATGGCGGAAGG
The sequence above is a segment of the Lysobacterales bacterium genome. Coding sequences within it:
- the bioC gene encoding malonyl-ACP O-methyltransferase BioC yields the protein MIGAFDRTLLRRRFGSAAPGYAAVAKLQQEAESRLLEQVEAIASTPSVVLDVGCGPGRATAALARRWRDARVIGVDLALPMLRLARRARGWLRRQPVVCADANRLPLPDASVDLLFSSLCLQWLGDPQAALAEFARVLRPGGTLLASTFGPGTLAELRQAWAAADDRGHVSEFVPMAALGDALLAQGFGDPVLDRDVFALSYPDLDGLLRELRAIGANNARSDRPRGLAGKHGWRRMRAAYAGLVDHEGRWPASYEVIYLRALAPAPGRPRRSDGTEIATVPISAIRRRPRP
- a CDS encoding CsgG/HfaB family protein; this translates as MKSFWIAVALTLAGVFAAGPAVAQGGKPSIGVAEFRNQSGAGWWRGGVGWELAGMLSNELSATGAFRVVERSNLGSVLQEQDLAASGRVRQGSGAATGELTGAQYLVMGTVTAYEEGASNTGGGISVRGISVGGRRSEAYLAVDVRVIDTTTGEVAYSRTVEGRSASSGMRVGVYRGGFGGNLANENNTPAGKAIRAALVEITDYLECVMVERSRNCEGEYQAKENRRRDSNRRGLRLD
- a CDS encoding nuclear transport factor 2 family protein, whose amino-acid sequence is MSPPSAIALVQSYYDAFNRRDWPAMVALLSEDVAHDINQGHRETGREAFRDFLLGMDRSYRERLVDVVVMASADGSRAAAEYTVEGVYRSTQPGLPEARDQPYRLGGGAFFEIHDGRITRVSSHYNLGAWLAQVGS